The Magallana gigas chromosome 6, xbMagGiga1.1, whole genome shotgun sequence genome includes the window aaaaattctaagctatattttaagaaaagtgAACACATCATCTTTTGAATTGGTTTTTTAAGAGAAGTGAACACATAATGtttgaaaaagtttaaatttcatcaTCACTAAAATCTAGGCCTTCCTCTGGAAAATCCCCAACTTCTACATTCTCTGGTTTAACAAACCCTCCATACTTATCTGGGCATTCAAAATACTGCTTGCCTCCGACACTGCAACAcaacagtaaaaagttatcaataCAACAAGAAAGGCTTAatctgaaaagaaaataattaagaaaaccATTTTGATTTACAACAATTCATATCCTAAGTCCAGCAGTATCAAATAAGCATGATACTTTATTATAAACATGTCAGCAACATTATACTGCATTCAATGTTACATATGTATTAAGATTCatctagtacagtaaaacacggttatagtgaacacgcttataatgaattgacacttacagcgaagtgatttctATTACCCGTGactttatttcatgttgtaaacttgacagatataaCGAATTGTGCTTTTAACGAAGCTAAATAGTCAGTCCTTGGCACTATGTTATAAGCGCGTTTTActgtaaatattttctgtttcaaCCCAAGCTTCAAAATATCTCCAGTAACTTAAACTTACCTTCCATTGTTTTTTCCTACTGGCTCATCATAATGGATTCCTATCCAGTATCCCGGCTTAAAATCAGTTAATCCTGTAACacaattcaaagttttacaaagttGAGAGCTAAATTGACCTTTAAcacataaataataaatattgaatttgtaATGGGTTTgttattaatttcaataaatcACATGAAATTTCACATCAGAAAACAGACTTGTTCAGCCTGCATTGCATCACCTTACCTATATATTTAACTGTGCCTCTCCTTGTTGGTTGGTTAGGGACTCTGACTTCACATCTGTCaaggaaatgtaaaaaaaaaaaccagtggtTATACCACTGTCTGTCAACTACTCTCTTGTTCAAAGATGTACAGTGTGTTTGTACTACTTCGTGGTGCATTCTGTAAAATGTGGAATCAataaatttggggggggggggcaattttttaaatgttaatgaataaaGACTTTAATTTCATCATTCACTGGAGATATTTATTTGTGGTGTTGTGAACCCAGGAAATTCATGTCACCTTACAGATATAAATGATGCCACAGTACCATGTACAGGGTACTTTTTGGTCCCCCATGTTATTTATGCCTTGTATTCAATTATTAtcagaaaattaaaacacaGCAAATTCAAACATTTCACAGTTGTCTCAATTTAACATTTACCATGTACTGATGCCTCAGCAAATTCTTCTGCAAATTATTGAAATGGATATGGTCTGAAAATAACTATATATACAGGGTTTTAAAAATTACTCACTAGTACATGGTTCAAGAATACCTGAAATAGTCAGTCctcttaaatttttaatattccatATTGCCATATAAATTTGTCATAACACCACAAATGTCCCCGCAAACAGCCAAAATTTCAAAAGCCATACACGTATTTAGTTTTACATTTGTCTGcacagaacatttttttttctaagttcaaGGAGCATAACTCTGTCAACAATCATTTGACCTGgacaaaatttaatattgacCTGTACTATCTAGAAAAATACCTGTGCAtgcaatttcatttgatatatacATACAGTTAAAGAGTGGAAactgaaaatttataaattcaagGGGGATAACTCTGTCAACAATCATCAGACATTGACCAAAATCAACCTTCATCTGCATATTCCTCTGACATACCCATATATCAAATGGATTTGGATGTGTGTACCTGTTGCCTAGATAACGAATGGAAAGTTAATGATGACAGATGGACAAAAAGACAAACTGGGGTAAAACTATATGTCCCTAATCATTTTATGGCGGAGACATAAAAACCTCCATAAATTGATCACAAAGTGAAATATCACTGAAGTTGATCTTagtgttttgaataaaaaacttCATCTAATCAAGCTCCATCTCAATTTCTTACCTAtctccaattttcattttttcagctctttctttgttttcctgctctttcctttgtttttcttcCTCTTGTCTCTTCTGTTCTTCAGGATCTACTTCTTTGAATCTTCctaatttatttctttctttaaatgCTCGAACAGAGTCTGTTTCAAATATATGAACAGGacattttcaatttaatgtGGTGGTCTGTTTCTAGACATTACCCACATGGGTCATGATTTACTGGTATACTTAgctattttaatttcaatttttaaacaaacatctTTTCCAAGAAATATGCTATTTGataatttatctttattttgaaacTCCTGTTTAAGGTGAGAAAGGTTTCTAAAGCATTGGTACCTGACTTTTTTGCATACTCTTCCTCAGAAATTTCAAACTTTTCCACTTTAGATAGATCTTCAAACTCCCCAACTTTGATTGTTGGATCTATAACCTACATTAAAACAAcacataaaattcatttatctGTAATACCGATAATAAAAACaatctattttatttcaaacgcTGCTTCAAAAGACAAATAGACAAGAGTTATTTCCTTTTGGGTGCATTGTTGGAGACCATATTATGCATTCTTTATTTTAGCCTTTcaaccttttaaaaatatagcaAGGCTTGTtgtctttttcttcttcaaaatcATCACTTATTTATATTGCTATTGATATACATAACATACGAAAGCAaagacttacatgtattatcattccATCATCAATGGGATAGGAACCAAGAAGAGCATTATTGTCGTCTAACTTACACACCAATTTGTTGTCTCTGTCATAGGCCTCTAGTTTCATATTCCCAGCTGTGGAACCTGTCAACAGCTCTAATTTATTCTAcaaagaaacaattaaattttataaactcAACTGTTATATTCTGAAAAAGAACCATGCATCTATTtgtgaaataaaacaacatttgGCAGCTGTGGCTTTATATCGGtatatatcattaatttaaCCCCCACATAATGTCATTAATATTCTATAAATTTTCAAGGCATATACAATCATGCTGGGTTGTCCTTGTAGCAGAAGGTAAATGTAAGTCTTTGATACAATTAGAACCGTAATATTCTTTTCAATATTAAtactttatcaattttttcaacCATAACTTATTATATGTGTATAACATCTTTGAGTTGTTAATTTTAATcaacataatttatttcaactatttcaaagtCTACTTTCcttcttattattataattatcatcaaataaattgtatgtataatgttaatttaaattaatcTGGTTAATCTTTACAATTTGTCTCTCCCTTTTATAACTAGTCTTAAAAGTTAAAGGGCAGATTCATGCAAATCTAACTTGGTTTTTGAACCATCCATAAAAACACAACACAAAATTACCGGTATAAAGAATACTGGAGATTAAGTTCAGGTGGCATGGGACAGTTTTTTGATACAATACATTGTAGCCAGGGGGTGTGTGTCTTCCAAAGTCTGTTACTATATTTCCTCAGTTTCCATtaagcacaaatacctttaattcactcctAATAAGGCAAATCCccaatttctgaagataattaccagtcaaaacctgtaaatttttctacatactggtttttatgagatttttaccctttcatatttcgtccatttttaacgatttttttttagctttttagacctcccccagctaattccctgcaaagggttgacatTCCCTACCATGTGCATGTTGCatcatcacatgtcagaaacttaacggtgtatagtttacaatgtcccatccacctactttttgcgttattttacctcccgtctgtaacttgcaatttcactgtgtaaagtcaacacaactgTCATTGCCATAAGCTTCGCACTTTACTtctgatttacatgtacctaacattaggggcctacatattgcaagctaatttcaacaagagacatccctctaataataaaaatcattaacaagaggcccaggggccacatcgctcacctgagcaacaattgccttatggcccccactgtggcctcaccataccactggactattattttaacaaacttgaatctatacgatttGGAAATGCTCTCACTcagatttgggctttcctggcctaatagttttgagaagaagattttttagagattttatctatgtataaaaattcatccccctattgtggccccaccctacccccagggaccatgatttgaacaaacttgaacctatactatctgaggatgcttccactcaaatttgagctttcctggcctaatagtttttgaaaagaagcttttaaaagattttctctatatattcctatgtaaaacttgatcccctaattgtggccccaccctaaccccggggaccatgatttgaaccaatttgaatctacactacctgtggaatctcccattttaatttgagcttttctggcccaatagtttttgagaaaaagatctttaaagattttctcaatatatatctgtgtaaaacttgatccccttcttgcggcccctccctacccccggggaccatgatttgaacaaacttgaatctacactacctgaggatgcctccacacaagttttagcttttcaggccaa containing:
- the LOC105334742 gene encoding tubulin-folding cofactor B encodes the protein MSQFSVVTQSQVNVRVTSSVNSFGTEKRFPKDLTIADFKNKLELLTGSTAGNMKLEAYDRDNKLVCKLDDNNALLGSYPIDDGMIIHVIDPTIKVGEFEDLSKVEKFEISEEEYAKKSDSVRAFKERNKLGRFKEVDPEEQKRQEEEKQRKEQENKERAEKMKIGDRCEVRVPNQPTRRGTVKYIGLTDFKPGYWIGIHYDEPVGKNNGSVGGKQYFECPDKYGGFVKPENVEVGDFPEEGLDFSDDEI